The Coffea arabica cultivar ET-39 chromosome 2c, Coffea Arabica ET-39 HiFi, whole genome shotgun sequence genome includes the window TACAGCAAAAAGTGCatgtaaagaaaaatttgtgtatgaattttaaattaataaagGTGTATTTAGAAGGTtgcttttggtggtattttaccaaaattttgataaaaaggTTGTATTTCACCAAATTTACATCCGAAAGTATACTTTTTCTCAATGATTGCAATTCTAGCTTTTTATTTGATTAAAAACACTTAAAAAATGAGGCAGCAACTTGGAAAAATAATTCTAACTTTTTATATGTCCAAAAACACTTAAAAAGTGAGATAATGAATCCTAAATAGTGAAAGGATTAGAAAGATATGACTGTAGGGTTAGGGAAGGTAAAGATTAGGGGAGAGTTATCAAATTTGATGATTCATGTGAGTTTGGTCAAGTTATAATTAGGATAATCTATATATTCCTACTTAATTAATGGTTCAAAATAGACGAGTAGTcaatgaatatagttttctatgGGTTTGAATTATCCAATCACCCATTCACGGCCCACTActaaattttatttacttttttatccacattttgtTTAGCAACAAAATAGTAAATTATATCAACAGATCAAGTTAATAAATCAATTTTTacctaaagaaagaaaaaaacagaaaaaattgcTTAAAGTAGCCTAAAATGATCATCATagtgagtttcaaattttgtcaCTATACGACAGTCTaaaaataatttaggtattaATGCaaacaatcaattaacattcacgaaatttattaaacttttATGAAAGGAATGGAGGAAGTAGgatcaattttaaaaaataaaataatagaaattaaCTAAGAGGAAAAACGATGAATACATCTTTGCAAAAATTAGAATATAATTGTTAGAGTAATTTAGATTTACCCACTAATGATTGAATTTGAATCTACGTCTAATTTAATTAAATCAAAATAAGTAATCCAAATCTGTCAATTTCATACCCACTAATTAATGGGTTAATTTGGTCACTCATTTGAATCCAATTAAATTACACATGCAAACTCATTTGTTAATAGGCGAGTCAGGTAAATAAGTTACCacatacatttataaatatatgaaaataatAGTAGAATATGAGACAAGTGGGTTGTAAAATTGGATAAGAGATATGATAATTGAGTGGGAGCGAGATAGAATAAAGAGAAAATAGGATTTGATAAAATAAGAAAGAGTTATAGGGATACAAAAAAAATTGGGTAGGATTTCAAGGAATGGGAAAAAGTTGTAGGGATGCGAGAAAATTAGATTCAGAAAGTGAAAAGAAGAGTAGTGAAAAGTAAGTGGAATATCGAAGAGAGAGAAGGttgagagatgaaaaaagtGGTACGAAAGGAAAGAATACAAGAGAAAGGGATAATAATATTGTATTTTACCATATTTCTCCTCATTCCTATATAAACCAGCACGGGCCAAAATACTAGTTATATCGTATGATTGATTGTCTTAATCACGAAACGATACTTAAAGAAATGTTGTTttcgtattttttttttcctgcaacGTTAGATATTTGTATTGATTGGCAAAAAACTTATATGAGCAAAGGCTCAAGGAATTCTATACAAGAGTGTTAGACACACTGAGGATTAATCCATTCCTCATCTTGAAATATGCCTAAAGCATAATCACTAATCGCTTCACATCTAGAGTCTAAGCTCCTATCTAAACAAAAGGAGCATTTCTGAAATAAGGACCTGAGATCGTTAATATCATCTATCAAAGTAGCCATTTTGATGTCCTTTGCCTTCCTTTCCTTTATCATCTTCAGTAGCTGGGGGCTGGTGATGTGGACAACAATTTCCTTCCATTGCTGGTGTCTAGCCTTTATGATGGCCATTTTCACAGCTTCTGCAGTAGACTGCAACTGATTCACTGTTTTTCTGTCAAAAAGTGCCCATGCAGCCACCCAATGATTGTTGAAGGTAGATGCAAAAATCCCCATGCCAACTCGGTTGGATTGGTCTTGCTCCTTAGTTGATATTCTGATCTGAATTTCATTCCATCCTGCCTCCTCCTGATCAACTTCCTCATCTGCTCTTACCGCATCTTCAGAGACTATTTCCTGCTTGCTCTGGACATCTTTTTGTTCTTGCCATTCCTGTAGAGCCTTTTGGATTATTTTCCAAGGGTGCCTGTGTTTGGCATTGAATTGCCATTCATTTCTCCTTTTCCAGAGTTGCCAGAGGATGTTCACAGTGAGCTCTATATGCTCCTTTCCTTCTGTCCTGCATGTAGCTTCCAGAAGAGCAGTCCACCAAGCTTGAAAATTCCCTGTCTGTTCCCTTAACCCATCCCATTGTAATGGAGCCATTTTCCACACCTCTTGTGCTTTGCTGCATTGGAAAAACATGTGTTCAATTGACTCTTCTTGTTCACCACAGCCACCACAGATTGGATCACCTTTGTGTGTTCTTTTAAAAACCAGGCTGTTGACTGGTAATAAACCATGTAGGCACTTCCAAAGGAAATGTTTGATCTTGCTCTTAACGTTCAGCCTCCACATCCACTTCCACTGCTTTTCATAAGAACTTGCTATACTAGTTTCCGCCTCcttctctcttctttctttgtATTGAACAGTTCCTCTGCACAATGCCTTGTAACCTGAGTTGACAGTGTAGATGCCATTGCCGCTATGTATCCAGTAATTGCTATCATCCTTTCCTGATATACTAATAGGAATCTCCAGAATTTTCTCTGCCTCCTTCCTGTTAAAGGTCCTAAATACAAGTGGTATCCTCCATCGAAAGCCACAGATCAACTCCTCTACTCTTTTGATTTTGCAATTCAGAGGCCTCACAGAGGTGACTTTGCCATCCCTATTTCCCGGAATCCAGTTGTCCCTCCAAATGTTGGTTGCCTTGCCATTGCCTATCTTTTTCCTAGTTCCATTCTGCACCAAATCTCTAGCATTCATCAGGCTTTGCCAAATCCACGATGCACATTTAGGAACTTTGCACCTAAAAATTGAGTCTGTATGGTAGTACTTTGCTCTCAAGACCTTGCTAACCAATAGGTTTGGTTTAGAAATCAGTCTCCATACCTGTTTAGCTAGCAAGGCTTTGTTAAAGTTCTGCAGGTCCTTGAATCCCAATCCTCCCACTTTTTTCTCCTTAGACAATCTCCCCCATGAGCACCAATGCATCTTATTTTTCCCTTCAGTTTCACCCCACCAGTAGTTAGCAAACATGGAAGACACCTCTTTGCAGAGTTTGTTTGGCAGCTTAAAGCAGGACATTGTATAGACTGGCATTGCCATAGACACTGCCTTCAGTAATACCTCCTTCCCACCTTGGCTGAGCAGCTTGTTCTTCCAGCTTGCCATTCTCCTGCTAATACTGTCCTTGATGTAGCCAAACACTTGCTGTTTAGATCTTGTTATCACCATAGGTAGTCCCAGATATCTCCCTTGTGTAGCAACCTGAATTGTGCCTAAACTTTGCCTCACTTCCCTTCTCCTCTGATAATCCACATTACTACTGAAGAACACGGAGGATTTTTCCAGATTGATGGATTGACCAGACCCCTTCTCATACCTCCTCAGGATTTGAATAAGTTCACTGGCTTCCTCTCTTTCAGCTTTACAGAAGATTAAAGAATCGTCTGCAAAGAATAAATGAGTCATACTTGGACCATACCTGCTTATCTTCATCCCAGAGATTCTTTTATTTCCTTCAGCCTGCTTCAATAAATTGGAAAAGCCTTCTGAacataaaaggaaaagataaggTGATAGCGGATCGCCTTGTCTAATTCCTCTTTCTGGAATTACAAACTCTTTAGGCTCTCCATTAATATTAAAGGAGTAAGTGACTGAGGTAAGGCAGCTCCAGATCCATTGCCTCCAGACCGTACCGAAGCCCATCTTAGCCATCATGGAATCAAGGAATTTCCACTCCACTCTGTCGTAGGCTTTGGACATGTCAAGTTTCACAGCCATAAAACCATTCTGaccttgttttttgtttttcatgtaTTGCAAATATTCATGAGACAAGATGACATTGTCAAGGATTTGCCTACCTGGGATAAAAGCTGCTTGATTTTTGCTAATGCAATAGCTTAACACATCCTTGAGTCTATTGGCCAATATTTTTGAAATCACTTTATAAAGTACATTACAGAGGCTAATTGGCCTATAGCTCTTCAGATTAGTAGGATTCTGTGTTTTGGGAATGAGAGAAATGACCGTATGATTCCAGGATTTGGGCATATGGCTTGAATGGAAAAAAGACCTAATGGCAGCAATTAAATCTGATTTAACTACatgccaaaattttttaaagaacAAAGGAGTCATACCATCTTGACCTGGAGCCTTATTTGGGTTCATAGAGAAAAGAGCTGTTTTGATTTCCAGTTCATCAACCTCTTTAGTTAGCTTATCATTCATCTCAGTAGTAATAGTAGAAGGTAGACCACTTAGAATCTCATCTAGACCCTCACAGCCAGAACTAGTGAACAGAATTCTATAGTAATTTGCTACTTCTTTCCCCAGCTCCTCCTCACTATTGGTCAACGTTCCATTTTCTCTTTGAATGTTAAGCATtctgtttttccttcttcttccctTCACGCAGGCATGGAAGAACTTTGTGTTCTTATCCCCTTCTCTCAACCAATCAATCCTTGCTTTCTGGGCCCAAAACTGCTCTTCTTCAAAGTAAGCCTCTTTCAACTGACGTTTTAGCTCAGCCATCTTATCCTTGTATCCTGAATCCCTCGAGTCTTTGATTTCCTTGATCTGTTGCTTCACTTGGTTGATTCTTAGCAAAGTGTTTCCTGTGAAGCTGTTTTCCATTTGAGTAAAGCCACTCTGCAATTAGCAATCTGTCTAGTAATCCTATACATCCTATTTCCTTCAACTGTTTGTTGCCAAGCTTGCACCACCACTTGATTTATATCTTCCCTCTTAAGCCAACGCTTATCAAAGAAGAATCTGGACCTTCTTTTCTCTATTCTAGGCCAATTATCTATAAGCAACATGCTATGATCTGATCCGAGGGTCTCCACATGTTCACATTTAGCCTTGTCGAAATTTTGCCACCAATTTATGGTGCTCAATCCTCTGTCCAGCCTTTGCCTTATCTCCCCCTCATCCTTCCAGTTGTTGCTCCAAGTCCAGGGGTTACCATTGAATCCTAGATCTACCAGGCTGTTATTCTCAATAAAACTGTTAAAGTCCTTGAAACTCCTGTCTTCTCTTGCTCGTCCCCCCCATTTCTCTTCATTAGAGAGTATGTCATTGAAGTCTCCTGCTAATAGCCATTTATCACCCCACAACTGCTTTCTCCTGGTCAGCACATTCCACTGTTGTCTCCTAATAATAGGGTCACAGCTCATGTAAACTCCAATGAACCACCATTCAATCTGCTTGTCAGGGTCAAGCACCAGAGCCTCTATAGTAAGGGCTGTTGTAACAACTTGCTTAACCTCTACATCCTTATTCCAAAACAAGGCCATGCCTTCTTTCCTGTCCATAGCTTCCACAATCACACTTTCCTcaaacctcaaaattttttgTACCTTTTTCATGTAATGGAACCTGTTTTTGGTTTCACTTAGGAATATCATATTCGGGGAGAGGAGGTTATTAGCCTCCCTCAActggggaactgtcaaggggctccctgCTCCTTGACAGTTCCACACCAAAACCTTCATTGTAACTTGAGGGGCCAGTTAAGGTTGGCCCCTTCCCCCTCTAGTTCCTCGCTCAGATGCCTTCCCCCAACTGCCATTTTGTTTCTCTTGGGGACCAACTCATTTACATGTACTTCCACCATATCCTCATCCACCaggttaatttttcttttcccttgctGGCGAGTCCTCATCTTGTTCCCACTAAGTTCTCTCAAAGGCTGCCTAAAAATTTTGGGAGACCTCAGCTGTTTTTTCATTTTGCTGTTGTATTTCTGAACAGCCTTTGTACCCAAATCAGAGCTACCTGGATCAATATGCATTACATCTATTACAGGACTACCAGGGCCTTCCTCCACCACTGATACTTGCATCAGCTCACTAGCTATTTGCTCAAGTCCTTTACTGTCCAAATCACCTTTAATTATCGAGTTTATATCTTGCTCCTCAGAGATACTTATCCTTCCTCCTTGTAACTCACAGTTATCCTTCTCCCCATTGGGAGTCCCAGAAGCTTCTGTGGTGCTTTTTTCCTTCTGACTTTTACTGCAAGCTGGAGTTGATCTTTGCCTGTTCAATTCATTGCTACTCACCCCACAACTTCGTTTCTGAGCCTCATGACCTCCTCTCTCTCTAGACCCCTCCTTTGCTGTCTGACTTTCTGCATTAACCTGTCTAAGAGTTTCCTGTCTCCCAGTCATCGAGTCCTTATGTCTGTGTTCCATGTTCTCCTTAGCCTTTGGGTTTAACAGAACCATATCCCCATCTTTAAAGCCCCAATAGCTCTTCTCAGAATTGTACTTGTTCTGATGTTCCTTCTGCGGAGAGCCTCTCCCTATATTGGCTCTCATCCATGGTCCATACTGATGTTCCTGCTTTCCTCTGCTTATCTGTATTATTGCCTTGCAGGACTTCTCTCCATGGCCAACCATTCCACACTTGTAACAGAAGTCTGGACACCTTTCATATCTGAAATTCAACCATTTCAAGGCTCCATTGACTTTCACTGTCGTCCCCCTAAGCAGAGGTAGAGAGGTATCCAGTACCACTAGAAGCTTTAAAtgtcttccttcttttcctccTACTTGAGGCACCAGTACGTCCTTTACCTCCTGAAAGATCGCACCTATTTTCCTCCCCACTTCCTTAGATATCCAGTGCACAGGTAAATTCCATACTTGAACCCAGAAAGGTGCCAGG containing:
- the LOC140035631 gene encoding uncharacterized protein — its product is MKVLVWNCQGAGSPLTVPQLREANNLLSPNMIFLSETKNRFHYMKKVQKILRFEESVIVEAMDRKEGMALFWNKDVEVKQVVTTALTIEALVLDPDKQIEWWFIGVYMSCDPIIRRQQWNVLTRRKQLWGDKWLLAGDFNDILSNEEKWGGRAREDRSFKDFNSFIENNSLVDLGFNGNPWTWSNNWKDEGEIRQRLDRGLSTINWWQNFDKAKCEHVETLGSDHSMLLIDNWPRIEKRRSRFFFDKRWLKREDINQVVVQAWQQTVEGNRMYRITRQIANCRVALLKWKTASQETLC
- the LOC113718251 gene encoding uncharacterized protein, which encodes MAELKRQLKEAYFEEEQFWAQKARIDWLREGDKNTKFFHACVKGRRRKNRMLNIQRENGTLTNSEEELGKEVANYYRILFTSSGCEGLDEILSGLPSTITTEMNDKLTKEVDELEIKTALFSMNPNKAPGQDGMTPLFFKKFWHVVKSDLIAAIRSFFHSSHMPKSWNHTVISLIPKTQNPTNLKSYRPISLCNVLYKVISKILANRLKDVLSYCISKNQAAFIPGRQILDNVILSHEYLQYMKNKKQGQNGFMAVKLDMSKAYDRVEWKFLDSMMAKMGFGTVWRQWIWSCLTSVTYSFNINGEPKEFVIPERGIRQGDPLSPYLFLLCSEGFSNLLKQAEGNKRISGMKISRYGPSMTHLFFADDSLIFCKAEREEASELIQILRRYEKGSGQSINLEKSSVFFSSNVDYQRRREVRQSLGTIQVATQGRYLGLPMVITRSKQQVFGYIKDSISRRMASWKNKLLSQGGKEVLLKAVSMAMPVYTMSCFKLPNKLCKEVSSMFANYWWGETEGKNKMHWCSWGRLSKEKKVGGLGFKDLQNFNKALLAKQVWRLISKPNLLVSKVLRAKYYHTDSIFRCKVPKCASWIWQSLMNARDLVQNGTRKKIGNGKATNIWRDNWIPGNRDGKVTSVRPLNCKIKRVEELICGFRWRIPLVFRTFNRKEAEKILEIPISISGKDDSNYWIHSGNGIYTVNSGYKALCRGTVQYKERREKEAETSIASSYEKQWKWMWRLNVKSKIKHFLWKCLHGLLPVNSLVFKRTHKGDPICGGCGEQEESIEHMFFQCSKAQEVWKMAPLQWDGLREQTGNFQAWWTALLEATCRTEGKEHIELTVNILWQLWKRRNEWQFNAKHRHPWKIIQKALQEWQEQKDVQSKQEIVSEDAVRADEEVDQEEAGWNEIQIRISTKEQDQSNRVGMGIFASTFNNHWVAAWALFDRKTVNQLQSTAEAVKMAIIKARHQQWKEIVVHITSPQLLKMIKERKAKDIKMATLIDDINDLRSLFQKCSFCLDRSLDSRCEAISDYALGIFQDEEWINPQCV